One Ethanoligenens harbinense YUAN-3 genomic window carries:
- a CDS encoding acetyl-CoA carboxylase carboxyltransferase subunit alpha, producing MAERSAWERIQIVHGKGRPTIHDYIPQLFDDFFELHGDRCFGDDGAILGGVALFHDRPVTVVGMVKGHTFEENRRANFAMPSPEGYRKALRLIRQAEKFHRPVICLVDTQGANPSVGAEERGQGEAIARNIMELFRIRTPIVSVIMGEGGSGGALALGVCDELAMLENAVYSVISPRGFASILWKDATREQEAAELLKMTAPDLVRFGVADTIIPEPEGGAQADPQAMAAALDEYLRQAVERIAGLPEETMLERRYQKFRQVGLFAE from the coding sequence ATGGCTGAGCGCAGTGCGTGGGAACGCATCCAGATCGTGCACGGCAAAGGCCGGCCGACTATTCACGACTATATCCCGCAGCTGTTCGACGATTTCTTCGAGCTGCACGGCGACCGCTGCTTCGGGGACGACGGTGCTATTCTTGGCGGGGTCGCCTTGTTTCACGACCGGCCGGTGACGGTGGTCGGCATGGTGAAAGGGCACACGTTTGAAGAGAACCGGCGCGCCAATTTCGCCATGCCCAGCCCGGAGGGCTACCGCAAGGCGCTGCGCCTCATCCGGCAGGCGGAAAAGTTCCACCGGCCGGTCATCTGCCTGGTGGATACCCAGGGTGCCAACCCCAGCGTAGGCGCAGAGGAGCGCGGCCAGGGCGAGGCCATCGCCCGCAACATCATGGAGCTCTTCCGCATCCGCACGCCGATCGTCAGTGTCATCATGGGTGAGGGCGGCAGCGGCGGCGCGCTGGCGCTCGGCGTCTGCGATGAGCTGGCTATGCTGGAAAATGCGGTATATTCGGTCATTTCGCCGCGCGGGTTCGCCAGCATCCTCTGGAAAGATGCCACGCGCGAGCAGGAGGCCGCCGAGCTGCTCAAAATGACGGCGCCCGACCTGGTGCGCTTCGGCGTGGCCGATACCATCATCCCTGAGCCGGAAGGCGGCGCACAGGCCGATCCACAGGCGATGGCTGCGGCGCTGGACGAGTATCTCCGGCAGGCGGTTGAGCGCATCGCGGGTCTTCCGGAGGAAACGATGCTGGAGCGGCGGTATCAAAAATTCCGTCAGGTGGGTTTGTTTGCCGAATGA
- a CDS encoding acyl carrier protein: MVFEKVKETLCEQLDVEEDKVTLEASIIEDLGADSLDVVDLIMSLEEEFEIEIPDEDVEHMKTVGDIVHYVEEKTK, translated from the coding sequence ATGGTATTTGAAAAGGTGAAAGAGACGCTTTGTGAGCAACTGGATGTGGAAGAAGATAAAGTTACATTGGAGGCTTCTATCATCGAGGACCTCGGAGCAGATTCTCTGGATGTCGTCGATCTGATTATGTCGCTCGAAGAAGAATTTGAGATCGAAATTCCGGATGAAGATGTCGAGCACATGAAAACAGTGGGCGATATTGTCCACTATGTGGAAGAGAAGACGAAATAA
- the tsaD gene encoding tRNA (adenosine(37)-N6)-threonylcarbamoyltransferase complex transferase subunit TsaD, producing the protein MNILAFESSCDETAAAVVRDGREVLSSVIASQVETHRLYGGVVPEIASRQHVEVIAQLCAQALEEAGCTLDAIDAVAVTYAPGLIGALLVGVNFAKGLALARGLPLIPVHHLRGHIAANYLAHPNLTPPFLCLVASGGHSHIVQADDYTHFTVLGRTRDDAAGEAFDKAARALGFPYPGGVAIDRAAQSGNPDAIRFPRPQVNGAPYDYSFSGLKTAVLNYVHNAAQKGEAICKEDVAASFQAAVVDMLAHGFLLAAADTASTTLVLAGGVVANTALRRRIENDCAASGRRLYLPPLALCGDNAAMIGAQAYYEYQAGHTAGADLNACANMEIG; encoded by the coding sequence TTGAATATCCTTGCATTTGAATCCTCCTGCGACGAGACCGCCGCCGCCGTGGTGCGGGACGGCCGGGAAGTGCTTTCAAGCGTCATCGCCTCGCAGGTGGAGACCCACCGGCTCTACGGCGGCGTAGTGCCGGAGATCGCCTCCCGCCAGCATGTAGAGGTCATCGCCCAGCTCTGCGCGCAGGCGCTGGAAGAAGCCGGCTGCACGCTGGATGCCATCGACGCCGTAGCCGTCACCTACGCGCCGGGGCTGATCGGCGCGCTGCTGGTGGGCGTCAATTTCGCCAAAGGGCTGGCACTGGCGCGCGGCCTGCCGCTCATCCCCGTGCACCATCTGCGTGGGCACATCGCCGCCAACTACCTGGCGCACCCGAACCTCACGCCGCCGTTTTTGTGCCTTGTGGCATCCGGCGGGCACAGCCACATCGTACAGGCGGACGACTACACCCACTTCACCGTGCTGGGACGCACGCGCGACGACGCCGCAGGCGAAGCGTTCGACAAAGCCGCCCGCGCGCTGGGGTTCCCCTATCCGGGCGGCGTGGCCATCGACCGCGCGGCCCAGAGCGGCAACCCGGACGCCATCCGGTTCCCCCGTCCGCAGGTAAACGGGGCCCCGTACGACTATAGCTTTTCCGGTCTGAAAACCGCCGTGCTCAACTATGTGCACAATGCCGCGCAAAAAGGTGAGGCAATTTGCAAAGAAGACGTGGCGGCCTCGTTCCAGGCCGCCGTGGTGGACATGCTGGCCCACGGGTTCCTGCTCGCGGCCGCGGACACCGCCAGCACCACACTGGTGCTGGCGGGCGGCGTGGTGGCCAACACCGCACTGCGCCGGCGCATTGAGAACGACTGCGCGGCCAGCGGGCGCAGGCTTTATCTGCCGCCGCTCGCACTCTGCGGTGATAATGCCGCCATGATCGGCGCGCAGGCCTATTATGAATATCAGGCAGGCCATACCGCAGGGGCAGACCTGAATGCCTGCGCCAATATGGAAATCGGATGA
- the accD gene encoding acetyl-CoA carboxylase, carboxyltransferase subunit beta: MLEDLFKNVKSRMADVTLPHAAGSGVNIPEDLWFQCPRCRAATLEEEFARNLQVCPKCGYHARISAADRLALTVDEDSFSAFDTSMHSLNPIDFPDYEKKVETLSQKTGLRDAVVTGQGRIDGEQAVVGVMDSRFMMASMGSVVGEKITRAFEYATRERLPVVLFTASGGARMQEGIVSLMQMAKTSAAVARHGDAGLLYITVMTDPTTGGVTASFASLGDIILVEPKALVGFAGRRVIEGTIHQHLPDAFQSAEFQLEHGFADAIVTRADMKSTLARLLRMHTKGGARHG; encoded by the coding sequence TTGCTCGAAGACCTGTTTAAAAACGTCAAGAGCCGCATGGCGGATGTAACACTGCCGCATGCCGCGGGCAGCGGCGTCAACATCCCGGAAGACCTGTGGTTCCAGTGCCCGCGCTGCCGGGCGGCCACATTGGAAGAAGAATTCGCGCGAAACCTGCAGGTCTGCCCCAAATGTGGGTATCACGCGCGTATTTCCGCCGCCGATCGGCTGGCGCTCACCGTGGATGAAGACAGTTTTTCCGCGTTCGATACGTCGATGCATTCTCTCAACCCGATCGATTTCCCGGATTATGAGAAGAAAGTGGAGACTCTCTCCCAGAAAACGGGCCTGCGCGACGCGGTGGTGACCGGGCAGGGCCGCATCGATGGCGAACAGGCTGTCGTCGGCGTGATGGACAGCCGGTTCATGATGGCGTCGATGGGCTCGGTGGTGGGTGAAAAGATCACCCGTGCATTTGAATATGCCACCCGGGAAAGGCTGCCGGTGGTGCTGTTCACGGCATCCGGCGGCGCGCGCATGCAGGAGGGCATCGTTTCCCTCATGCAGATGGCCAAGACCTCGGCGGCGGTGGCACGCCACGGCGACGCCGGCCTGCTCTACATCACGGTGATGACCGACCCCACCACCGGCGGCGTGACCGCGAGTTTTGCCTCGCTGGGGGACATCATCCTCGTCGAGCCGAAAGCGCTGGTGGGTTTTGCGGGGCGCCGTGTGATCGAGGGGACCATCCACCAGCACCTGCCGGATGCGTTCCAGTCCGCCGAATTCCAGTTGGAGCACGGCTTCGCGGACGCGATTGTCACGCGTGCGGACATGAAGTCCACACTGGCGCGGCTTCTCCGAATGCATACGAAAGGCGGTGCGCGGCATGGCTGA
- the polA gene encoding DNA polymerase I — protein sequence MKLLVLDGNSIINRAFYGIRLLSTKDGQYTNAIVGFLNILNKARDETAPDAVAVAFDLPAPTFRHLSYDGYKAGRKKMPDELASQLPVLKDLLRYMGLPILEAEGFEADDILGTEAYACAKRGDACVLLTGDRDSFQLVGPSATVRLASTKAGQPVTTLYDEAAIRETYGVEPRQMIDVKALMGDTSDNIPGVAGVGEKTALSLIRTYGTLDEVYAHLEDESIRPALRAKLRAGKESAYMSRKLAKISTDAPVETDPGALAGAKGDSHALALLMARLELFKLMEKMGVTGGAPAEADAPGPQKATPCTAAVDGSTLLAALRAEAPVDFACRYTDDGLIDGIAFTREYGVTLARAGETAGFDAFLAAFFADGSITKRTHDSKPVYAAALRQGFTVSDAEPDDTMLLGYLLNPLASSYAPARLCEEYTVFPPATENVPDGFSGCVDTALAVRALAPVLLRKLTENGQEKLYREVELPLARVLAQMEHAGFLVDAAGIAAYGETLGKKLAAIEQEIVDAVGYPFNLNSPKQLGEALFVKLGLPHGKKTKTGWSTSADVLDKLRGAHPAIDALLGYRKLSKLKSTYTDGLLKVIAPDGRIHSSFNQVETRTGRISSTEPNLQNIPVRSAEGRELRRFFVARPGWVLVDADYSQIELRILAHIADDAAMIAAFNNHEDIHTITASQVFGMPPEYVTPIMRSRAKAVNFGIVYGIGAFSLSQDIGVSVKEADSYIKGYLQKFSGVRDYMERVIREAHEKGYVETLFGRRRVLPELLSSNHNMRAFGERVARNTPIQGTAADIIKIAMVRVRDRLEREQMQSALILQVHDELIVEAPEDEAARAGQILEEEMEGAASLRVRLEADVHTGHTWYDAKG from the coding sequence ATGAAATTACTCGTACTCGACGGCAACAGCATCATCAACCGCGCATTTTACGGCATCCGTCTGCTTTCCACCAAAGACGGGCAGTACACCAACGCAATCGTCGGGTTTCTCAATATTCTGAACAAGGCGCGCGACGAGACTGCCCCGGATGCGGTGGCCGTGGCATTCGACCTGCCCGCCCCCACCTTTCGCCACCTGTCCTATGACGGTTATAAGGCTGGGCGAAAAAAAATGCCGGACGAGCTGGCCTCGCAACTGCCGGTGCTGAAAGACCTGCTGCGCTACATGGGGCTGCCCATCCTGGAAGCGGAAGGCTTTGAAGCGGACGACATCCTTGGCACCGAAGCGTATGCCTGCGCAAAGCGCGGCGATGCCTGTGTGCTGCTCACCGGTGACCGCGACAGCTTCCAACTGGTGGGTCCCTCCGCCACCGTGCGGCTGGCCTCCACCAAAGCCGGGCAGCCGGTGACCACCCTGTATGACGAAGCGGCTATCCGGGAGACCTACGGCGTGGAACCCCGGCAGATGATCGACGTGAAGGCCCTGATGGGCGACACTTCCGACAACATCCCCGGCGTGGCGGGCGTGGGCGAGAAAACAGCGCTCTCACTTATCCGGACCTACGGCACACTGGACGAGGTCTATGCCCATCTGGAAGACGAGAGCATCCGCCCCGCTCTGCGCGCCAAGCTGCGCGCTGGTAAAGAAAGCGCCTACATGAGCCGGAAACTGGCGAAGATCTCCACCGACGCACCGGTGGAGACCGACCCCGGCGCGCTGGCCGGCGCCAAAGGAGACAGCCACGCGCTGGCACTGCTGATGGCCCGGTTGGAGCTGTTCAAGCTGATGGAAAAGATGGGTGTGACGGGCGGCGCGCCCGCCGAAGCGGATGCCCCCGGCCCGCAAAAAGCCACGCCCTGCACCGCTGCGGTGGACGGCAGCACCCTGCTCGCCGCACTGCGGGCGGAGGCGCCGGTGGATTTTGCCTGCCGGTACACAGACGACGGGCTCATCGACGGCATCGCGTTCACGCGGGAATACGGCGTGACCCTTGCCCGCGCGGGCGAGACCGCCGGGTTCGACGCGTTCCTTGCCGCGTTCTTTGCGGACGGCTCCATCACCAAGCGCACACACGACAGCAAGCCCGTCTATGCCGCCGCACTGCGGCAGGGTTTTACCGTATCGGACGCGGAGCCGGACGACACCATGCTGCTCGGCTATCTGCTCAACCCGCTCGCGTCCTCCTACGCACCCGCAAGACTCTGCGAAGAATACACCGTGTTCCCCCCCGCCACCGAAAACGTGCCGGACGGTTTTTCCGGCTGTGTGGATACCGCTCTCGCCGTGCGCGCGCTGGCGCCGGTGCTTCTGCGGAAGCTGACGGAGAACGGGCAGGAAAAGCTCTACCGGGAAGTAGAGCTGCCGCTCGCCCGCGTGCTGGCGCAGATGGAACACGCGGGCTTTCTGGTGGACGCGGCGGGCATCGCCGCCTATGGCGAAACGCTGGGCAAAAAGCTGGCCGCCATCGAGCAGGAGATCGTGGACGCGGTGGGTTACCCGTTTAACCTCAATTCGCCCAAACAGCTCGGCGAGGCCCTGTTCGTCAAACTGGGGCTGCCGCACGGCAAAAAGACCAAGACCGGCTGGTCCACAAGCGCCGACGTGCTGGACAAACTCCGGGGTGCGCACCCGGCCATCGACGCGCTGCTCGGCTACCGCAAGCTGAGCAAACTCAAATCCACCTACACCGACGGCCTGCTCAAGGTCATCGCGCCGGACGGCCGCATCCATTCCAGCTTCAACCAGGTGGAGACCCGCACCGGGCGCATCAGCTCCACCGAGCCGAACCTCCAGAACATCCCGGTGCGCAGTGCGGAAGGGCGCGAACTGCGGCGCTTTTTCGTGGCCCGCCCCGGCTGGGTGCTGGTGGACGCGGACTATTCCCAGATCGAGCTTCGCATCCTCGCGCACATCGCGGACGATGCCGCCATGATCGCCGCGTTCAACAACCACGAGGATATCCACACCATCACGGCGTCGCAGGTATTCGGCATGCCGCCCGAATACGTCACGCCTATCATGCGCTCACGCGCAAAAGCCGTCAATTTCGGCATCGTCTACGGCATCGGCGCGTTTTCGCTCTCGCAGGATATCGGCGTGAGCGTGAAGGAAGCCGACAGCTATATCAAGGGCTACCTGCAGAAATTCTCCGGCGTGCGCGACTATATGGAGCGGGTCATTCGCGAGGCACACGAAAAGGGCTATGTGGAGACGCTGTTCGGCAGGCGGCGGGTGCTGCCGGAATTGCTTTCCTCCAACCACAACATGCGCGCCTTCGGCGAACGCGTAGCGCGCAACACGCCCATTCAGGGCACCGCCGCCGACATCATCAAGATCGCCATGGTGCGCGTGCGCGACCGGCTTGAGCGCGAACAGATGCAGTCCGCGCTCATCTTGCAGGTGCACGACGAACTCATTGTGGAAGCGCCGGAAGACGAAGCCGCACGCGCCGGGCAGATTCTGGAGGAAGAAATGGAAGGCGCCGCCAGCCTGCGCGTGCGGCTGGAAGCCGACGTGCACACCGGGCACACCTGGTACGACGCCAAAGGCTGA
- the gpr gene encoding GPR endopeptidase — protein MTQVRTDLAVEAHEIAKSAGNLSGVESTEETTGHVKLTRVKVLDERGEQAIGKPVGTYVTVEVPGLDDTEGETFLEAVETVGKELAAMLQEMRGEVLVAGLGNAEMTPDAIGPRSVQNVLVTRHVAGELSQISGMEGTRGVAAIAPGVLGQTGVEAGEILKALVMKIRPVAVIAVDALASRRAARLGNTIQIADTGIIPGSGVGNARFAVNKDSLGVPVIALGIPTVVDAATLAVDLIEDAGFHADEGAREKIRRSACPNDTPMFVTPRFIDLIVEHAARLTGFAINRALNPSIAYDDMVAMLA, from the coding sequence ATGACGCAGGTACGGACAGACCTTGCCGTGGAGGCGCATGAGATTGCAAAAAGCGCGGGCAACCTTTCGGGCGTGGAATCCACAGAGGAAACGACCGGGCATGTCAAGCTAACGCGGGTAAAAGTGCTGGATGAACGAGGAGAACAGGCCATCGGAAAGCCGGTGGGTACCTATGTGACGGTGGAGGTGCCGGGGCTGGACGATACGGAGGGCGAAACCTTTCTGGAAGCAGTGGAAACGGTGGGCAAAGAGCTGGCCGCCATGCTGCAGGAAATGCGGGGCGAGGTGCTGGTGGCCGGGCTGGGCAATGCTGAAATGACGCCGGACGCGATCGGCCCGCGCAGTGTGCAAAACGTGCTGGTCACCCGGCATGTGGCGGGTGAGCTCTCGCAGATCAGCGGTATGGAAGGCACGCGCGGTGTGGCGGCCATCGCGCCCGGCGTGTTGGGACAGACCGGCGTGGAGGCCGGTGAGATACTCAAGGCACTGGTGATGAAGATCAGGCCGGTGGCGGTGATTGCGGTGGACGCGCTGGCCTCCCGCCGCGCGGCCAGGCTGGGCAACACGATCCAGATTGCGGATACCGGCATCATCCCCGGCTCCGGCGTGGGGAACGCGCGGTTTGCGGTCAACAAGGATTCACTGGGCGTGCCGGTAATCGCGTTGGGCATCCCCACGGTGGTGGACGCCGCCACCCTCGCGGTCGATTTGATCGAGGACGCGGGCTTTCACGCCGACGAAGGCGCGCGTGAAAAAATCCGCCGCAGCGCCTGCCCGAATGACACGCCGATGTTCGTCACCCCACGGTTTATCGACCTGATCGTGGAGCATGCCGCCCGCCTGACAGGGTTTGCCATCAACCGGGCGCTCAATCCGTCCATCGCATACGATGATATGGTGGCTATGCTGGCCTGA
- the fabZ gene encoding 3-hydroxyacyl-ACP dehydratase FabZ — MAVVMDKEAIKAVIPHRDPFLLIDEIVELEPGHHVVAQKHLKEDEYWFKGHFPGMPVQPGVLTLEMLAQAGAVCVLSMPENQGKVAMFAGADKVRWRRPVLPGETLTLEVTVNKFRGPVGFGTAVASVDGKKAVTAEISFAVSEPAGK, encoded by the coding sequence ATGGCGGTTGTGATGGATAAAGAAGCGATCAAAGCGGTGATCCCGCACCGTGACCCGTTCTTGCTCATTGATGAGATCGTGGAACTGGAGCCGGGGCATCATGTGGTCGCCCAAAAGCACCTCAAAGAAGACGAATACTGGTTTAAAGGGCATTTTCCGGGCATGCCGGTGCAGCCGGGCGTGCTCACACTGGAGATGCTCGCACAGGCGGGCGCGGTGTGTGTGCTTTCCATGCCGGAAAACCAGGGCAAAGTTGCTATGTTCGCAGGTGCGGACAAGGTGCGCTGGCGCCGTCCCGTCCTGCCCGGCGAAACGCTTACCCTTGAAGTGACCGTCAATAAATTCCGGGGACCGGTCGGCTTTGGCACTGCCGTAGCCAGCGTGGACGGCAAAAAAGCCGTAACGGCCGAGATCTCGTTCGCCGTCAGCGAACCTGCCGGTAAATGA
- the rimI gene encoding ribosomal protein S18-alanine N-acetyltransferase: MSAAPFDILPMEERHLNAAAALERICFGDPWSREAFGEELRNPSARFLVAERDGVLAGYAGMSFVLDEGYVFNIAVAPAFRRQGAARALLTALDRFAQEKGLAFLSLEVRVSNTVAIALYRSFGFRMMGVRPGFYAHPPENAYIMTKPYRP; the protein is encoded by the coding sequence ATGAGCGCCGCGCCATTCGACATCCTGCCCATGGAAGAACGTCATTTAAACGCCGCGGCCGCGCTGGAGCGCATCTGCTTCGGCGACCCGTGGTCACGCGAGGCCTTTGGGGAAGAGCTGCGCAACCCGTCCGCCCGGTTTCTCGTAGCGGAGCGGGACGGCGTGCTGGCCGGCTATGCCGGCATGAGCTTTGTGCTGGACGAAGGGTATGTCTTCAACATCGCGGTGGCGCCTGCCTTCCGGCGGCAGGGCGCGGCACGCGCCCTGCTCACCGCGCTTGACCGTTTCGCGCAGGAAAAGGGGTTGGCGTTCCTCTCGCTGGAGGTACGCGTTTCCAACACCGTCGCCATCGCGCTCTACCGTTCCTTTGGCTTCCGGATGATGGGCGTGCGCCCCGGGTTTTACGCCCACCCGCCTGAAAACGCTTATATTATGACCAAGCCGTACCGTCCATAA
- a CDS encoding low molecular weight protein arginine phosphatase, producing MMKKVLFVCTGNLCRSPMAEAIFNHMLKERGLPPAATSAGIAALEGEKASAHAITALKEIGIDLRHHRARELTPAILNDSDDVYVMTRSHYNSIENVLPEYLHKAHILGGGIDDPYGQNLRVYRACRDKIQSALREIIGGYLKP from the coding sequence ATGATGAAAAAGGTTCTGTTTGTCTGCACCGGCAACCTCTGCCGCAGCCCGATGGCGGAAGCCATCTTTAACCACATGCTCAAAGAACGCGGCCTGCCGCCCGCCGCAACGAGCGCGGGCATCGCGGCGCTGGAGGGAGAAAAAGCGTCCGCGCACGCCATCACCGCGCTCAAAGAAATCGGCATTGACCTGCGGCATCACCGTGCCCGCGAGCTGACGCCCGCCATCCTGAACGATAGCGACGACGTTTATGTAATGACCCGGTCCCACTACAACTCCATTGAAAACGTGCTGCCGGAATATCTGCACAAAGCACATATCCTCGGCGGCGGCATCGACGACCCCTACGGCCAGAACCTGCGCGTCTACCGCGCCTGCCGGGACAAAATACAGAGCGCCCTGCGCGAGATCATCGGGGGTTACCTCAAACCATGA
- the rpsT gene encoding 30S ribosomal protein S20 — MPNIKSAKKRVKVTAVKTLRNKAYKSALRTSIKKAQSAVSDGAENKADAFKAAVVKIDKAVSKGILHKNTAAHKKSKLAKAFNQAQ, encoded by the coding sequence ATGCCAAATATCAAATCCGCCAAAAAGCGCGTGAAAGTCACCGCTGTTAAAACCCTGCGCAATAAGGCGTATAAATCCGCGCTGCGCACCTCCATCAAAAAGGCGCAGAGCGCCGTGAGCGATGGTGCTGAAAACAAAGCCGATGCTTTCAAAGCCGCCGTCGTCAAGATCGACAAAGCGGTCTCCAAGGGCATCCTGCATAAGAATACAGCCGCCCACAAAAAATCCAAGCTGGCCAAAGCATTCAATCAGGCGCAATAA
- the accC gene encoding acetyl-CoA carboxylase biotin carboxylase subunit, producing MVNKILIANRGEIAVRIIRACRELGIRTVAVYSQADKNALHAEIADEAVCIGPAPSRDSYLNMGAILAACELTGAQAIHPGFGFLSENARFAYLCKRCNVIFIGPDASSIELMGDKARARETMQKAGVPVVPGSDGLIESLEDARKVADAIGYPVMVKATAGGGGRGIREVHTPDEMEDAIAAARGEAGASFGNEGVYLEKYIIDPHHVEIQILADQAGNTVYLGERDCSLQRRHQKVLEESPAIILDDKMRRVMGETAVRAAKACRYQNAGTIEFLVDKNHNFYFMEMNTRIQVEHPITELVTGIDLIKQQILIASGEPLPFRQKDIHPQGHAIECRINAENPAENFRPSPGRIASLHVPGGPGIRIDSAVYQGYAIPPYYDSMIAKLIAYAPTRDEAIRKMRWALAEFLIEGVDTNIDYQLAILKDPDFLAGNVDVGFLDRKQLQTQKKAESAASR from the coding sequence ATGGTCAACAAGATCCTCATTGCCAACCGCGGCGAAATCGCCGTGCGCATCATTCGTGCGTGCAGGGAACTGGGCATTCGCACGGTGGCGGTGTATTCACAGGCGGACAAAAACGCCTTGCACGCAGAGATCGCCGACGAGGCGGTCTGTATCGGGCCTGCCCCCAGCCGCGACAGTTATCTGAACATGGGTGCCATCCTCGCCGCATGCGAGCTTACCGGCGCGCAAGCCATCCATCCGGGCTTCGGGTTTCTCTCGGAAAACGCGCGCTTTGCCTATCTCTGCAAGCGCTGCAACGTCATCTTCATCGGGCCGGATGCCTCCTCCATCGAGCTGATGGGCGACAAGGCTCGCGCGCGCGAAACGATGCAGAAGGCGGGCGTGCCGGTGGTGCCGGGTTCCGACGGGCTGATCGAGTCGCTGGAGGACGCGCGGAAAGTCGCCGACGCGATCGGCTACCCCGTTATGGTGAAAGCTACGGCGGGCGGCGGCGGGCGCGGTATCCGCGAAGTGCATACGCCCGACGAAATGGAAGACGCCATCGCCGCCGCCCGCGGCGAGGCCGGCGCGTCGTTCGGCAATGAGGGCGTTTACTTAGAAAAATACATCATCGACCCGCATCATGTGGAGATCCAGATCCTGGCCGACCAGGCGGGCAATACGGTCTACCTAGGCGAGCGCGACTGCTCGCTTCAGCGCCGTCACCAGAAAGTGCTGGAGGAGAGCCCGGCCATCATTCTGGACGACAAAATGCGCCGCGTGATGGGCGAGACCGCCGTGCGCGCCGCCAAGGCCTGCCGCTACCAAAACGCGGGTACCATCGAATTCTTGGTAGACAAAAACCATAACTTCTATTTCATGGAGATGAACACCCGCATTCAGGTGGAGCATCCCATCACCGAACTGGTGACCGGCATCGACCTCATCAAGCAACAGATCCTCATCGCAAGCGGCGAACCGCTGCCTTTCAGGCAAAAAGACATCCATCCCCAAGGGCATGCCATCGAGTGCCGCATCAATGCGGAAAACCCCGCTGAGAATTTCCGCCCGTCTCCGGGGCGGATTGCTTCGCTGCATGTGCCCGGCGGCCCAGGCATCCGCATCGACAGCGCGGTGTATCAGGGCTACGCCATCCCGCCGTATTACGATTCCATGATCGCCAAGCTGATCGCCTATGCGCCCACGCGCGACGAAGCCATCCGGAAAATGCGCTGGGCACTCGCGGAATTTCTCATCGAAGGCGTGGATACGAACATTGATTACCAGCTTGCCATCTTGAAAGACCCCGATTTTCTGGCCGGAAACGTGGACGTGGGCTTTCTGGACCGCAAGCAGTTGCAGACACAGAAAAAGGCAGAGTCCGCCGCATCGCGCTGA
- a CDS encoding MBL fold metallo-hydrolase: MPADTIRITPIPLGFVNAFLIRGKQAVLIDTGNPGSADRILHALGEQGLAPHDLALILLTHGHGDHVGSSPVLREKTGAKVAIHIRDADALRTGRGPNLTGTNALGRVFAVLLPRPIRGFEPFEPDILIEGELSLQPYGIAGKVVPTPGHTAGSISVVLENGAVFAGDTIMGGMGRKGKPRFPLFAEDAARAKESIAYLLGQAPESVYTGHGGPFSPAELRAVFP; the protein is encoded by the coding sequence ATGCCGGCTGACACGATCCGCATCACACCCATCCCGCTCGGTTTTGTCAATGCGTTTCTCATCCGCGGCAAACAGGCCGTCCTCATCGACACCGGCAATCCCGGTTCGGCAGACCGCATCCTGCATGCGCTGGGTGAACAGGGGCTCGCACCCCATGACCTGGCGCTTATCCTCCTCACACACGGGCACGGCGACCATGTCGGAAGCAGCCCCGTTTTGAGAGAAAAAACCGGGGCGAAGGTGGCCATCCACATACGCGACGCCGACGCCCTGCGTACCGGGCGCGGCCCCAATCTTACGGGAACCAACGCCCTTGGCCGCGTGTTTGCCGTGCTGCTGCCCCGACCCATCCGCGGGTTTGAGCCGTTCGAGCCGGACATCCTTATCGAAGGTGAACTATCCCTGCAGCCCTACGGCATTGCGGGAAAGGTCGTGCCCACGCCGGGACATACGGCGGGCTCGATCTCGGTCGTGCTGGAAAACGGAGCCGTCTTTGCCGGGGACACCATCATGGGGGGCATGGGCCGGAAAGGGAAACCCCGTTTTCCGCTGTTTGCCGAAGACGCCGCCCGCGCCAAGGAGAGCATCGCCTATCTTCTGGGGCAGGCACCGGAATCGGTTTACACCGGGCATGGCGGGCCGTTTTCACCAGCCGAACTGCGGGCGGTCTTCCCATGA